From one Excalfactoria chinensis isolate bCotChi1 chromosome 9, bCotChi1.hap2, whole genome shotgun sequence genomic stretch:
- the ACTL6A gene encoding actin-like protein 6A, with protein sequence MSGGVYGGDEVGALVFDIGSYTVRAGYAGEDCPKVDFPTAIGVVLERDNGSTLMEIDGDKGKQGGPTYYIDTNALRVPRENMEAISPLKNGMIEDWDSFQAILDHTYKMHIKSEASLHPVLMSEAPWNTRAKREKLTELMFEHYNIPAFFLCKTAVLTAFANGRSTGLILDSGATHTTAIPVHDGYVLQQGIVKSPLAGDFITMQCRELFQEMNIEIIPPYMIASKEAVREGSPANWKRKEKLPQVTRSWHNYMCNCVIQDFQASVLQVSDSTYDEQVAAQMPTVHYEFPNGYNCDFGAERLKIPEGLFDPSNVKGLSGNTMLGVSHVVTTSVGMCDIDIRPGLYGSVIVAGGNTLIQSFTDRLNRELSQKTPPSMRLKLIANNTTVERRFSSWIGGSILASLGTFQQMWISKQEYEEGGKQCVERKCP encoded by the exons ATGAGCGGCGGCGTGTACGGTGGAG ATGAAGTTGGGGCTCTTGTTTTTGACATTGGCTCATATACAGTGAGAGCAGGCTATGCAGGCGAAGACTGTCCAAAG GTTGATTTTCCAACAGCTATAGGCGTGGTGCTAGAAAGAGACAATGGCAGCACTCTGATGGAGATAGATGGTGACAAAGGCAAACAAGGGGGCCCAACTTACTACATTGACACCAATGCCCTGAGAGTCCCAAGGGAAAATATGGAGGCCATTTCACCTTTAAAAAATGGAATGA TTGAAGACTGGGATAGTTTCCAGGCAATTTTGGATCACACTTACAAGATGCATATTAAATCTGAAGCGAGTTTGCATCCTGTCCTTATGTCTGAAGCACCA tgGAATACCAGAGCAAAGCGTGAGAAGCTGACGGAATTGATGTTTGAACACTACAACATCCCTGCTTTTTTCTTGTGTAAAACTGCTGTTCTAACAGC TTTTGCTAATGGGAGATCTACAGGTCTCATCTTGGATAGCGGGGCAACACATACCACAGCTATCCCAGTGCATGATGGATATGTACTTCAGCAAG GTATTGTAAAATCACCACTAGCAGGAGACTTCATTACTATGCAGTGCAGAGAACTGTTTCAGGAAATGAATATAGAGATAATTCCTCCATATATGATTGCTTCAAAG GAGGCAGTTCGTGAGGGGTCACCAGCgaactggaagagaaaagagaagttaCCCCAGGTCACTAGGTCTTGGCACAACTATATGTGTAAT TGTGTCATTCAGGACTTCCAAGCTTCTGTCCTCCAAGTATCAGATTCAACCTATGATGAACA GGTAGCTGCACAGATGCCAACGGTTCACTATGAGTTCCCCAATGGCTATAACTGTGACTTTGGTGCTGAGCGTCTCAAAATTCCCGAGGGATTATTTGACCCTTCTAATGTAAAG GGTTTATCTGGTAACACAATGCTGGGTGTGAGTCACGTTGTCACGACAAGCGTTGGGATGTGTGATATAGACATCAGGCCG GGCCTCTATGGCAGTGTGATTGTAGCGGGAGGGAACACACTAATACAGAGTTTCACAGACAGACTGAACAGAGAGCTATCGCAGAAAACTCCACCG AGCATGCGTCTGAAATTGATAGCAAACAACACCACAGTGGAGCGGAGGTTCAGCTCGTGGATTGGTGGTTCAATTTTGGCTTCTTTG GGTACTTTTCAACAAATGTGGATTTCTAAACAAGAATATGAAGAAGGAGGGAAACAATGCGTAGAAAGAAAATGCCCTTAA